DNA sequence from the Thermoproteales archaeon genome:
CTGGACCTTGCAAGTCGTATTTACCGTAGGCTATTGTTTCTCCTGGAATTACCACTTGTTTATTTTTAACATACAAAGTCATACTAACCACTTTTCAATACGCGTACTTCTCCTTGACCTTTAGTTATTTTAGCTACTTCTTCAACTATGGTTGCTTGTAACCCTGCAGGTATCTCTAACTCTACACTCCATGAACCATCAGATAAATAGTTGCTTCTGATAATTTTCCCCATTTTCGATATAATGCCGTAAGACTTTCCAATAAATTGAGGAGGTATTTTTACAGCAACCAGAGACTTAGCTATCTTAAGTGGTAAAATCGGGCTTAAAGCTTTTATGACATCGTTGACTTGAGTTTCTGCTGGTTTAAATGGATCTATACTAATTCCAGCTTCTTCCATCGCTAACTCTATTCTTTTAGGTGGATGTGGTAAGCCGGTTCTTGGATCAATACAGTTTCTCGAGATAATTTCGATAATTCGCCTTTTTTTAGCTTCTATCATTTCCTTTCTTTGTTCAGCAGTTAGCTGAATCTCGCCTTTCAAAATGATCTTCTTAGCAATTTCATAGAAATTATCGGTCTGGAAGATCTGCTTTAATTCAGTTTCAGACGCTTTAAGCCCGCGTCTAGCGTCATAATAGACGAATTCGCCTAAAACAATGTCTTGTATATTGATTTCGCTTTCACCTTTTTTGAACAACCATGCTTTATCAGGGTTCACAATAATTTCGAATTTTTTGTCTTTAATTTTTAGCCTGGCAATGGCTTGGCGTTGAACCATAAAATCACCTGAAAAATTATCTTTTAAGACCTGTAATGATTTTTTCAAGCTCTTCCGTAGATAATTTCTTAAACATTTTCTCCTTCATATCAACATAGGCGATTTCAACTCTTTCTACGGTAATGCCTCCATCAATAGCTTTATCCATAGCCATTAAAGCTAGAGCTATTGCTTCATCAAGAGAAAGATCATCCTTATAATTTTTTTCCAGCACTTCCAGAGCTGAAGGTCCACCGCTTCCTATAGCATGAGCTTTATAGTTTACGTAGGTTCCGCCAGGATCTGTTCCTATTAAATGCTGTGCAGTCGCGTCTACACCTGCAATTAAAAAGGAAACACCAAAAGGACGAACGCCCCCATGTTGAGTATACGCTTGTTTAATATCACATATCCGCTTTGCTAAAAGCTCTATTGGTATAGGTTCACCATAAACTAATCGATGTATCTGAGCATAAAGCCTAGCCTGATCTATAAGTATACGAGCATCGCTTGACAGGCCTGCAAAAGCCAAACCTACATGTTCATCGATTTTCTTTATTTTTTCCATACCTTCCATCAATGGAGAAACTTGTCTCTTCTCTACAGCCAATACAACACCATCTTTACCTTTTATTCCTAAAGTAGTCCAACCTTTTTTAACGGCTTCGAAAGCATATTCTACTTGGAACAATCTTCCATCAGGACTAAATATCGTAATAGCCCTGTCATAGCCCATTGGTCCCGGTGCAAACATAATCTTACAACCTCTTCTAAATGATTAACCGAGAATTATATATTGTTAACGTATGACGCAATTCTGTTTAGGCATAATAGCAGATTTGAAGAGAGTAAAACGCGAAACGGAACTAAGAATTTGAAATTAAAAAACCAAAGGTTTGATTGAATGCAATACTTTAGAATTTTTGAGCTATGTTCGATACGACAGGTAACTTAAGCCATTTACCCTGATAAGCCATAAAGGCTCCGTAAATGGCAATGAGAAACTGGATAAGCAAAAATAGAAGATCCAAGAGCCATAGCAGAAATCCTAGACCGATTAGAAACGTTAGAATAAAGCCTCCAATACCTGTAAGTATGTACAATGCCAGGAATACAAGGTGCACAATTAACGCTTGCTTTGCATGAAAGAGCGCGAACTTTGACTCTTTTTTAGTTACCATTACTATGATTGAGCCGATAATCGGTATTATCCAAGAAATCAAACCGAATAATTTCTCGTCGTCGCTTGGCGTGTACTCGCCGGCTGCAACGGCAGGCCCTGATGGTTGAGGCGGTGGGGGTAATGCCAT
Encoded proteins:
- a CDS encoding ribosome assembly factor SBDS; protein product: MVQRQAIARLKIKDKKFEIIVNPDKAWLFKKGESEINIQDIVLGEFVYYDARRGLKASETELKQIFQTDNFYEIAKKIILKGEIQLTAEQRKEMIEAKKRRIIEIISRNCIDPRTGLPHPPKRIELAMEEAGISIDPFKPAETQVNDVIKALSPILPLKIAKSLVAVKIPPQFIGKSYGIISKMGKIIRSNYLSDGSWSVELEIPAGLQATIVEEVAKITKGQGEVRVLKSG
- the psmA gene encoding archaeal proteasome endopeptidase complex subunit alpha; translated protein: MFAPGPMGYDRAITIFSPDGRLFQVEYAFEAVKKGWTTLGIKGKDGVVLAVEKRQVSPLMEGMEKIKKIDEHVGLAFAGLSSDARILIDQARLYAQIHRLVYGEPIPIELLAKRICDIKQAYTQHGGVRPFGVSFLIAGVDATAQHLIGTDPGGTYVNYKAHAIGSGGPSALEVLEKNYKDDLSLDEAIALALMAMDKAIDGGITVERVEIAYVDMKEKMFKKLSTEELEKIITGLKR
- a CDS encoding DUF4870 domain-containing protein; protein product: MVISFYNKFILLNLLLYCGGKMALPPPPQPSGPAVAAGEYTPSDDEKLFGLISWIIPIIGSIIVMVTKKESKFALFHAKQALIVHLVFLALYILTGIGGFILTFLIGLGFLLWLLDLLFLLIQFLIAIYGAFMAYQGKWLKLPVVSNIAQKF